CAGCAGGGGGTAGGCCCAAGGCCCCCACTGTTGTCTGCAAAGGGTCTCCTTCCCAGGCAGCCCAAACAGTCAAGGATTAATGGTATTTTAAGTGGAGCTCAAATTTCTGGAACCCTCATATTGATGGGATGGGAATTAAAATTTATTCTCAACCTCCTATTCATCAAATATGTTAATTACATTATCACATTACAATAGCTCTATGAGTTTCTCACTGttaatcccattttatagattttttttaaatgagttcaaaaaatgttaaataacataTCCACAGCTCAAATGCCAATGCCCTGATTCTGAGACCCATATTCTCCCAGTTGCATGCTGTGTGAAGGCATGAAGCTGACTCAGTGGGCTATGGAGGGGGGGCTGGGAAGTGCACAAAGGCAGAGAAGCTCATGCCATCTGGAGGCTCTCAAAAGAGGTGATGGGCGAGCATCCTAAGCAACAGAGTTTTAAGAAATGTAATTTAGAAGCCATAAATGTATGCTAAAATCACACAATGCAGCAGGTAAAGCTTTTAATGTTTTAggcctctccttcctttctgtccAGCAAACATCACGCCTCTGATTCTTATGCGCCCAATATTATGGCCACGATCTGTTTCCAGAACAGAACAAACTCATCCACATCTCTGTGCCTGTGTCAattcttcttcccttttgctaGAATGCCAGTTTCCCCTTCACCCCCTGATTGACTCCCATTCATCTTCCAAGAGACGCACTCCCAGACAGCACAAGTTTCTGCCTTTGCCCACTCTCCAGCCCTGTCTCCATGCCTCCACCATTGCCTACTGCATTGGCTTCACATCTTACACAGCATAGAAACTGGAAGAGTCTGCGACCCGGAATCAGAGCATTGGGAATTGAGACATGGATATGTTTTATAACGTttttgagcttcttttttttgttttttgtttttgtttttgttttgagatgtagtttcgctcttgttacccaggctggagtgcaatggcgtgatcttggctcaccgcaacctccacctcctgggttcaagcaattcttctgcctctgcctcccgagtagctgggactacaggaacgcaccaccatgcccagctaatttttgtatttttagtagagatggggtttcaccttgttgaccaggatggtctcgatctcttgacctcatgatcacccacctcagcctcccaaagtgctgggattataggcatgagccaccgcgcccagccgagcttctttttttttttgagacagagtttcactctattcCCTAAGCtggatggagcacagtggcacgatatctgctcactgcatcctccacctcccaggttcaagtgattctcctgcctcagcctcctcaatagttgggattacagacgcccgccaccatgcccggctaatttttgtatttttaatagagacagggttttgccatgttggccagttggtcttgaactcctgacctcaggtggtctgcctgcctcggcctcccaaagtgctaggattgcaggtgtgagccacaagcctcatttttttaaaaagctgaaaatggGATTGGCAGTAAGACACCCATGGACCTATTATACTGTGATAATTCGAATGACATATTTGATGGATGCTAGGTCAAGGATAAATGTTAATTACCTTTCCTTCTCTCACATCATCTCACTTGGACCATTCTCTAAGGCAAAGGAAACATCTTAACCTTCTTTGAATTCACAAAACTGCACATATCAGTCATTCAATAAAAGAATTAATCTCTTTAACAGCAGCATTTGAAAAGTTACCATGAAAATGGAGTTTCTGtcaagataaataatttttcattattgaaCCAGAAGGTCGTTGATGGTTATTAGACCAATGCAGTAGAATGGTGttttccaacatttaaaaaaatatttaatattttttgttgagaATATTGCAGGGAAAGAGCATTATTTTGCCTGTCTCTATAGATCTGGGCTTCGGTGGCTCACACTCAGCCAGAAGAGGCACAACTAGGCGAGAATTACATATACACACTACACTCTGCTTTGGCACATCAAGGCGAGATGTTAAGTAAGTCATTTCCTTTGACAAGTGGGAGAAACTGAATAAACTGTATGGCGTTCCTCCACCATAGTTTCAACTGTTAGTACTTCACGCCCTGACATAGTCAACATTCCAGCCATCATCTCCACCCTCTTCTTCAAATTCACTGCCATTTCCAATCCCAGATAAAATATGTTCAGGGACAAGATCAGACTGGGAAATACAGACCTGGGTTGAGTGTGAGCTCTGTGGAGCTCTGAGGCTCGTAAATAAAATACCTACTTGAAGATACACCTGAGATCATCTGGTCCAGCCTCTCCTGAAACCCAGAGGGAGCAGCAGAGCAAGGACCAGAGCGCTGACTGGCAGTGCGAAGCTCCTGCTGCTGACCCGATCCCAGGAGCAGCCTCCCACACCTGCCCCACAGGCCTGCCACTGACCTTGCCTCCCGGGCTACTCTCTCCCAAGGAGTGAAAGGAGGAGAGACCTTTGCCTCAACCACAGATCACCTAttaattcattaaacaaatatttttgagcactTGCATTATATCAGATACTGTATAGGTACTGGAGATAAAGAGTGAACCCACGAACATTGAGATTTCATTCTATCCAGAAAGATAGATATCGAAAACCAAATATAAGCAAGTGTTACATGGGAGCATTTCACAGGAGAAGCAATACAATGGAGGTCGAAGATGCAAGAATGCAGAGCAAAGGGGTAGGGATAGATGTTGGAAAAGACAAGGGGCCATTCCTCCCCGGTAACACAGGAAGTCATGAAGGATGGCTGCGGATGTAAATGGGCTTGAAGACTTAGGAGTGGGAAGCGGAAGCACTTTCTGTTTGACAGCAGCTCTTTGCTCCGTGTGGTGGAGGCAGGACCATCTATCCAGAGGCAGTGGTGAAGGTTTGGAAGGTTCAAGGgcaaagaaaatgatgaatgTGCATGGTGAATACAGGAGGGTATCTGGGGACCATCAATCCATGTTTTGGACCAGCCAAGGTGGATGATGATTTTATGATGGTGTCAGCCTGCCAAaatgtctgtttctgttttcatttttatagcaaCTAGGCATAGCAGGGAGAATACAGCCAGAGACGAGGCTTTGCCAGCCAAATGCTGTGACAAGCCAAACGGGAAACAAAAGAAAGTGTATCATACTGGCAAACGAGTAGTTGAAACAATGCACTAAGAGAAGTGAACTGGGTGGGGAGTGGCatgaagaaaggaggaagcctGTGGGCGGGGGAGAAGCAGATTCTAGTGGATGTACCACGCAAATCCAAAAGAAGGGGCCGTGAAATGGGGGCCCAAATTCATGATCCCAGAGAGTTGGAAGATATGGCTCCTAGTTCAGACTCTGCACAACTTTGAGGCCTCCTTTGCCCCCTCTGGCTGTATGTTCCTGGTCTATGCAGAGTGGAAGTAACCTGAAACACCCTGCAGCTGGGACTTTCTATGATGTCACACTGTTGATCAATATTTTAGGTACTTTGGTATCTGAATCAAATACACTGAGCCCTCAGTAGCGGCACAGGTGTGCTTAGATTATTGGTTCCAATCTTACTGATAAAACCTGCAGACACCCCGATCAGTGCCTGCATCGATCCAACATCTGTGACTTTAGATGCCCAGTCATTCTTTGGATTCCTCCAGAAACCCTAATTTCAATTCCCAAGCTATGTCATTATAAATATCCTTCTAAGTCATGATCTTCTAATCTTTATGGAAATACTGAGGGTTTATGAAAAGGAAGGATGCTCTGGGGGATCTGGTAGTGACACAGGGTGACAAAGTGACAGAATGACAGTCACTGGAATGTGGGAAGTTGTCATCACAACCAGCTGGTTGGGAAGCAGTTTTCACATCACCTGTGGCTCATTCCCTTGAGTTCAGCGCAGTGTGTGTATAAAAGGCTTCCACTCAGTGTATCCTCAGTCCTATCCCTTGCCAAGGTGAGTGTCTTTCCTGATCTGATGGCAGTTTGGGGATGAGTGGGGCTGTGACAGCTCCTTTGGGAAAAGCCATTTAAGGCTGGAGAGAATGAAAATTGGTCATTCCAGGAAGACCAGATTCATGGCAATCATCGAGGTGGTTCAGAAGCAGCAAACCCAGAAGGGGTGAAGTGAACCAGAGATCGGGGCCGTGCAGAGTCGGGAGGGGTAAGAGGAGCTGGTCTGTAGGACAAGAGACAGCCACACAGGACTGAAGAGCAGGGCCGAAGGCACAGCCCATGAGGCAAGAACAAAAAAAGGGAGGTGGCGATGAGAGGTGACGTAACCACGGACTCAGGTTAGAAATGCGGTTTTTAGAATGCATACATTAGAGGATATGACAACAAGTAACTGAAGGTTTAGGGGTCCACCCAGTGCCCTGAGCTGTTGCCTTTGAAGTCAGGATTCTTGAGAGAATCAAGCCAGGCACCAAACTAACTTACTCACTGCTGAATCTCTCCTGTGTCAGGAAagcagggctgctctgcctagAATCATGTGGCTTCTGGAGCCACATATTCAACTGTAGAATTTCAAGCTCTGCAGAAAAATTGTTGGTACAAACCAGGTTGATATTAATTAGGCTTTTGAAATGTTTGCATTGTTGTTTAGAGTAACTGGACTTTCTCCAAGATGTCCTATCAGAAACATCAGCAGAAGTACCAGCTCCCTGCCAAGTGCCTCCCCAAATATCCACCCAAGTGCCCCCTGCAGGCCCCTCAGGCTTCTGCTTCATGTCCAGCTCCATGCCCGCCTCCAGCTCCCTCCTGCTGTGCTCCCAGTTGTTGTATTTCTGGCTTTGGAGGCCACTGCTCTCTAGTTTCACTCCGGTTTCCGCGATTCTACCTGGGGCAGCCCCAGCATTCTGACAGCTGTGAGCATGAGTCTTCCAGATGTTCCCGTTGCCATAGCTCTGGGGACTGCAGCTGACCTGTGACCTTTCaggaaccaaaaaacagccaACTTCCCGCCCTGAGTTGATGTCTTCCCTCACTCTtaccctcctccttcctcttcctcctgaaCTCAGTTGCCTAGCTCCATAGGTGATTCATTCCCCCTTTTGATGAGAACCTCAGGCCTCTTGGCCTTGGCTCTGTTCCTAGATCAAGGAGACCTGCATTCAAGAGAAAAGTCTGCTTTTTGAAGCATGATCAGTGTGCTAAAATAAAGCTTATCTTTCCTGATGTCCTCTTCTTGTGGGTGTTCGTCGATGCCCCATTCTCAGCTCTGAAAAGCTCACATTAAACTGAGTTATTTAAGCAGACTCCCACAAGTGCCAGCCAGGTGGAAATTCCCACCAAGGTAGACCCTGAGTTATCTGAGAAGGCTGTGAAAAGCACAGATTCAAAAGGGAAGATTAGGGAGAGGTTCCAAAATGTAAGTGACCCTGTTCCACAGCCGCTGTGGCAGGTGCCACCATCACAGAGTTTTCTTTCTACTTATTGAGGACATTTTGCTTCCCAGACCCTTCTTATTTGAGAGAATCTCATGCTCAGGAAGAAGATGGTACAGCAATGCTTGTACTTCTCAGATCTCAGTTTCAGAAACCATGAGAAATACATTCCTTGAGCATATTAGCTCAACTGAGTCCCTCACTCCATGTCTTCACACGGGAGCCAGGATGAGGGGGGAGTTTGTACGTTGTTCAGTCAGCACAATACCCCGGAGACTTCTGGCCTTGGTGTTGCTATCTACACTTTTCAGGTTTTTCCCTCTTATATTCAACAAGGCAAATGGCATAGGTGTAGGGCCTGCTCTTAAAGCAGTGTCCTTCCAGACCCAAGAGCAGGCATTGGTCACAGGCCACAGCAATGCTTCTGCCCATCCTCCAGGGCTATAGCTCTTAGCCGCAATCTTGAGACACTCAGTGCCTACCAGGTCAGCGGAGACAAAGAAATAGGGTTATGGTCAGCACCCCAGACACTGCACATATCCGCAGCTTAGAATAACTAAACCACGGTTATGCTGTCGAGACATCTGATTTCAGGTAGAGGAGTGTCTCACACATTGAATGCCACCCACTAAGTATGTCCTAGCAGAAGAGAGACTGTTGCAGGCTGTCCCTTGGCCCAAAATCAATTACTAAAGGTCATGGCTGGCCTGGGGCACCCAGGGCACTACGAGTTCGGAGGGTTAGAATGAAGGCAGACTTCACCACCATCCTTGATATCCCAATGCTCAGTCCAAGGAGGAGGACTTCCAGATCGGTGGTTTCCAACCTATGACACAAGGAACAGTAGATTCCAGAGAGGTTCTTCAGGGGTTCTTgagatttctgtgtgtgtgtgtgtgtgtgtgtgtgtgtttgtgtgtgtgtgtgtttgtgtgtgtgtgtgtgtgtgtgtgtatgcgtgttgACACCTTGGAGAATATTCAGAATGCCTACTCAAAAACGTTAAGTAACAGGTGACCATGATAAGAAAGGTATAGGAGATATCACCCAGCTCTCCATGTTCATCTGGGCTGTCAGTCTAACTGGTTAGTCTAAATAGTAGATTGTCTAAATAGTAGATTGCAGAGCAAAAATTGTGTAACatctttgtgtatatttttaactttttaatcataGTTATTGATTTAAGGGAAAGTGTTGTTTTTATCTGTACTGTagcctcatttttaaaaggatcTCTTCCATCTCACACCCCTTTCCACTGCAGAATGGGTGAGTCATCTGAGCGGTGAAATGGCAAGAGACCTGCCTTCTTTTGTCTCTGCTTTTCTGCTGTGCTCACTCTGGTTACTGGAAGGATGTCTCTCTGTGTGTCAAATCCCATCCCAAGGCAGGCCCCAAGATTCAggctttgaaataaatattattaagttCATTTTGATTGCGGTACAAGTTACATTTGCCAAAGCTCTGGTTTATAAACTCTCTGTCTTAAACCATTCTCTTTCTCAACTGTTTAAGAGTTTGGAGAGAAAAGACGTATGATGAATTAACCCACTCAAAAATCCCAATATTACGGAGTGTGACTGTGTATAGAATCCACCCCGCCATTTGTACATCTagttatgtaaaattttattcacACAAATTGCATTACAGCTCATTGCATTAAACACAATACTGGATAAGTCCAGGTGCATCAACAGCtcatgataaattattttaacagctGGCAAATAAATCTTATACTGTATATAAAAAATATCATGCTAAAGCTAATCTTAGTATCTAGCATACATTTTCTTGTCcttatatgttttatgtttataaatgccTATTTTGGGTAAAGGTAAATAATGACTCTATACTAGAAATTTGTCACTGATTAaacagataactttttttttttaattgaggcagagtttcgctctggttacccaggctggagtgcaatggcacgatctcggctcaccgaaacctccgcctcctgggttcgggcaattctcctgcctcaccctcctgagtagctgggattacaggcacgtgtcaccatgtccagctaattttttgtatttttggtagagacggggtttcaccatgttgaccaggatggtcttgatctcttgacctcgtgatccacccacctcggcctcccaaagtgctgggattacaggtgtgagccaccgcgcccggccacagaTAACATTTTACAAGAATAATTACTATTGTACCCAATAGAATGTTcaggattaaaataaaataaattatgcatTACTGGCAGTAAGTGTATTCAACAAGCGATAACTATATTGATTAAAGTATAGACAATTAATGTCATGTGTATTTGATTCTGTCTTGAAATAACTAACACAAtgtaattatgtttttttaatcacCAGAATGCACCTTTTGTAATAGTTAAGAATACGTTATATTGCTGATATGTTTTATCAGTAAAATTTCATAAGAAAGTTTTATGCCAATTATTTATTGacaattaaaaatatcattttcctATAAAACATACATTGACTTGATAAACAGCTAAATGTTAATTTTGAAAGTATAGTCAAAAATCTGGCAATGAAAACACGTTTACCTTATATCTAAAGTGTGTTTCACATTGTACACGAGAGAAAAACatatagtcatgtgccacctaatgacattttggtcaattaCAGGCCGCATATGTAAGAGTGGTCCTATAAGAtgataaagaagctgaaaaagccCTATCCCCTAGTGACAGAGTGACGTGGTGAATCGCAGTGCAAGGCATTACTCACGTGTTTGTGGCGGTGCTGGTGCAGATATACCTACCCAACTGCCAGCTGCATGAATGCACAGCACGTATAATTATGTATAGTGCATTATTCTTGATAATGATACTAAATGACTATGTTGCTGGTTTTGTGTATTCACTggatttttgtcattattttagagtgtgcTCCATTACTGACATAAAACAAGTTAACTGTAAGACAGCTTTAGGCAGGTCTTTCAGGAGGTATCCAGAAGAAGGAAGGCATTGTTGTCACCGCTCCATGcgtgttattgcccctgaagaccttccagtgggacaagatgtggaagtGAAATATAGTGACACTGATCATCTTGACCTGTGTAAGCCTAGGCTCATGTGTGTGTTTGGATCTtagttgctaaaaaaaaaaaaaaaggaaataaactgatagaataaggatataagaaagaaaattgtagTTCCCAGCACACTGAAAGACTTCTCAGAGTTGAGATACCAGAGCAAGTGAGTTGGAAATACAGGAGATGAGGTTTGGGAAATGGACGATTTGAaactcattttacagaagggTTGTAGGTGTTAATAATAAAGACTGGTCTAGCCTGGCATGACATAGGATAGATGAACATTAGGCTGAAAGACAGACCAGTTACAGGTGCACAGGTCAAAGAACTATGTAGCAAATTATTAAAGGAATCATTTTTGTGAATATTAAAATCACCAAAGACCATGACAGAAAGTGCTGGATAGAGCAACAGTGAGCAGAGTGCCAAATGCTTACCTGGGGATTCACGATGAACAGGAGCAGTGGTTGTGTAACGGGTGCCCAGCCCATTCCTTGGCCCAGCGAGTATAGAGGCGTGGGCAAGAAGCAAACAGCCAGACTGAGAGGACCATGCAGAACCCAGGTTTCAGTTTGGGCAAGAAGGTGGAGATGGCTTTGTGAGAAGAGCTGGTtgataggatatatatatatatatatatatatattttggtgtGTGTGCACAGCATTGAGTCTTGAGGACCTGTCGGGGGTTTGGGGCACTGGAGAAGGACGGAAGATGAAGTCCCATTAGGGACTGTGCAGACCTATGAGGAAGGGAAGAATCCTGGTGATGGCAGGCAATTGGGGAGTCCTGAGCTTCTGCTGGTGACTGAGATAAACAGGCAGAGGGCATGACCAGCATCATCAAGGCAGAGTGAGGAAACAGGCTGTGAGTGCTGAGGAGGACCCAGGAGGGTGAGCAGAGCCCTGTCCACTCCCACCACCACTTCCACTCCTCACCACCTCCATTCCTACTGGCTGTGGCTGGATTGCTTTTAAAAGGTTACAGTCGAGAACTGAGGAATCTTAAAATGTTAAGAATAGCAACAAGGGTTGTCTCACATTGTATATGTGTGAGTAACACATTACATTGCCTTATATAATGTCATAAATCTTGTCAAGTCATAGCGTATCAAGTATTTCTCTATTCAACACTTACACTGTCTGACATAgtcgctttttaaaaattcttttgtcaTTAAACACTTTTCAATCAAGGAATGTGAACAGTTCTCAGACATTTCTGCTGATTGTCTCCAAATCCTAACTCTTTTTTCAAATATCGAGGTTAATCTAATAGCAAAATATGCTGAAATTGGAAAGTAAGCTGTTGAAAACCAAACAGCAAGAAGCAAATCCTGACAAGTGTCTGACAGCTGGTGCTGTGACTGGTGCTCTCTGGGTTGCGAGGCGCACAATCCGCGCAGCTCCAAGCAGGGGCCCCAAGGACCATTTGCAAAGTAACTCTTATTTCACCAGTACAGcccaaccagaaagaaaaaatacagaaaaagagtgGATGAGAGGCTAATTAATAACACTGCAACTGTCACCTGCATTTCATGAATTGAGGTTTGTATGTTCATCAAAATAACCCGATTTTTCTTAATTAACTGGctgatatacattttttttttcttttgagacggagtttcgctcttgttatccaggctggagttcaatggcgcgatctcggctcactgcaacctatgcctcctgggttcaggcaattctcctgcctcagcctcctgagtagctgggattacaggcacgtgccaccatgcccagctaattttttgtatttttagtagagacggggtttcaccatgttaaccaggatggtctctcgatctcttgacctcgtgatccatccacctcggccttccaaagtgctgggattacaggctttgagccaccgcgcccggccaactagctgatatacattttaatgtaaaaggtaaatttaagtaaatgaataagtTCTCGTCTGTTTATGTACAGTGGTCTCAACGTAAGATTCTATTAGACAAATGGTTGCACTTGTTAAACTACTTGAAGTCTCCCACAGACCACTAGAGAGTCCATGCTTTGCTAATAGGTGTTCTGTGAAAATAATAATTGCAAGTGACAAGTATCTTCACAAATGTAAACAATGTCAGTATCAATGTGATAAAAATCACAcatcttaattttattcttagCATGCAATctgcatttaagaaaataatatgccTAATCGGAGAAGGCCAGAAGTCACTGACAAGTTATCTGACCTGGAAACACATCACCTTTAACTTGGTCAGGAATTTGCATGCAGAGTTTCTGGTCCATCCGATACATCTTATTTTTCAATATCAGCATATTCTTGAGATACTATTCAACCTTAATAAGTATTATTAACTTTACCTCACAAATGTATTCCGctttgatgtgttgctgagaagataCATTTGTGAgacctttgcattttttttctcaatcatAATACAAAGGGGGCATTATCTGTATTTCTTGAACAAagttaaatgtattatttcattattaaatttaaaatatgatgtaTATTGTGTTCAAATAATTTTGGGAAATGTAGTTCTGGTGCAATGTTATTCAAGCCTCTATTAGCAAGCAATATGTGTACTTTTGTTTATTAAtgaattatatacacatattaacatgtaaattttaattacaatgtaacagaaaacaaaaaaaaatttttaagttgggACAATAATTAGAGGTACTACTTTGAGTTATGGCGGACACCTTCTCGTGTCTTCTGTGGGGACCAAAGTCGGCCTAAATGAGAACTGACCAACAATTACCAGAGCTAAACCCTCTGCAAGGCCTGGGGGCCGGAAATGTGCTTTGTGTAGTATCAGGTGTTGCTATGCACCACACCACAAGAGGGCAGTGGCGGGAAGCCCACAGGCTCCACGGGGAGATGAGGCCCTCCAGTCTACAAGCCAGCAGTGTGGCTTGGAACACCTCGCGGAGCCTCATCTGAGAcatttgaaaatggaaacaacGTTAACAACGACAACAGACACTAAGTTCAtctattttgaagattaaataggGTAATATATccaaatttttttcctaaattttaaagtactgtataaaatgtttatttttaataaatcagaAGACCTATTGATCTTTTGCCTACTAATCTTATTGCCTACTGATTTATTGGATTTAGCTTGATGTGTCTATGTTCACATTTTTTTGCTACCCTTTGTTCTCTCCGGCATTTtcctggtcttttttcttttctgaccctttttccttcctccctttctgttCCCTGAGATGGCCCTATGTAACTGCTCGCCGACTCTGTACCAGCACTCTTCAGGGAGCTTAATACGTTCTAtctgatttaatcctcacagcgACTGCATACAAAGTACCGTGTCCATCCTCTTTTTACAGACCAGGAATCTGAGGTTAAGAAATGTGTTCAAGGACCCAGAGCTGGCAAACTATAGAACCAAGCTTCGGGTCTAAGCTGTTCCACTGTAGCGCAAGTTCCATCAGGAGACAGAAGCAATGCAGTAACAGACACAGGGATTTTAATATAAGAAttggcaataataataaaagaagactAAACTATAAGACACAAGAAAAAGGCTCAGGGAGGGTACCCGAAGGACAAAAGTAGAAGGGGTCACACCTATTGGGAAAGGTGAGGTTCAGTCACCAGCCTGCAGAGAAGTGCTCTGGTTTAGCTAGCTGGGGTGGGTCTGGAGTTAACCCTCCAACAGGGGGCAAACGATAGGTCACCTTCCCAATGCAGGGCAAGGCCGGCATCGGGAACCACGTGCCTGGATGTGCAGCGGGAGTCCACGATTCCCTTCAGAGCAGTGGGCAGCAAGGAGGCTTGCAAAGGGGGCCCGCAGCTCTGTGTGgactgcccctcccccaccaccatcCAGCTGATCATGGGCAGCTCGAGCCATGGAGGGGCTTTGGTTTCAGGGTGAGAAGGCTGTGAAAAACTCATCCTCATGCCGACGCTGCAAGGAGGCAAAAGGATCCCGCCACAGCCATGGGCGCCATCGGACGGCCACACGCTTCTCCCTACCTGCCTCTTCCAACTGCAGTGTCCCTCCAGCGCCCCCTATGGAGAAAGGGTAGCATTGTTCTCACTTTAGTGGAGAAAGGATTCAAGGGATTATACTATTTATCCAGAGCACAAATCCAAGGGTGCGTTTGGAGCTGGGGGACGATAAACTGGTAACTGGCACGCTGATtatcttgcacacacacacactcactttcCCATACACAGTTCCACGGAGACTTCT
The DNA window shown above is from Callithrix jacchus isolate 240 chromosome 18, calJac240_pri, whole genome shotgun sequence and carries:
- the LOC128930161 gene encoding late cornified envelope protein 7A-like, translating into MSYQKHQQKYQLPAKCLPKYPPKCPLQAPQASASCPAPCPPPAPSCCAPSCCISGFGGHCSLVSLRFPRFYLGQPQHSDSCEHESSRCSRCHSSGDCS